In Uranotaenia lowii strain MFRU-FL chromosome 2, ASM2978415v1, whole genome shotgun sequence, one genomic interval encodes:
- the LOC129742200 gene encoding uncharacterized protein LOC129742200: protein MARLPAGRVAAFTRPFTHTGVDYFGPLEVVVGRRVEKRWGVIFVCQTTRAIHLEIAHQLNTSSCIMAIRTFTARRGTPAVFYSDRGTNFVGSDRELRETFKRIDQSKIAEEFTTPNTSWTFNPPAAPHMGGSWERLIRSVKRILPLLRVSKRPTDEELRNAFAEIENTLNGRPLTHVPVDCDSRTALTPNHFLVGSSNGSKPLTDINSDGISLKRGWQVSQVIANQFWKRWIRDYLPEITRRSKWYAPVKPIEVDDIVYVVDPDLPRNCWPKGRVLKIATDVEGQVRRVWVKTRTSVYERPAVKIAVLDVGGKDSKPNPEKL, encoded by the coding sequence ATGGCTAGACTACCTGCTGGGCGAGTAGCAGCCTTCACGCGACCATTCACTCACACCGGAGTGGATTACTTCGGCCCATTAGAGGTCGTCGTCGGTCGTAGAGTTGAGAAACGGTGGGGCGTAATATTTGTTTGTCAAACTACGAGAGCTATCCATCTAGAAATTGCTCATCAGTTAAATACAAGCTCCTGTATTATGGCAATTAGGACCTTTACAGCCAGAAGAGGAACGCCTGCTGTGTTTTATAGTGATAGAGGCACGAACTTCGTGGGATCGGATCGGGAGCTACGAGAGACTTTCAAAAGGATAGACCAGAGTAAGATTGCTGAAGAATTCACTACTCCGAACACATCGTGGACCTTCAACCCTCCAGCAGCTCCACACATGGGTGGAAGTTGGGAAAGGCTCATACGCTCAGTGAAAAGAATTTTACCTCTCTTGCGCGTATCTAAACGCCCAACCGACGAAGAGTTACGCAATGCGTTTGCGGAAATTGAGAACACGCTTAACGGAAGGCCGCTAACACATGTACCTGTGGACTGCGATTCTCGTACAGCACTTACCCCGAACCACTTTCTAGTGGGAAGCTCAAACGGATCTAAACCCTTGACAGATATTAACAGCGACGGAATATCACTAAAGCGAGGGTGGCAAGTATCGCAAGTCATCGCCAATCAGTTCTGGAAAAGATGGATACGCGACTACCTACCTGAAATCACCAGACGTAGCAAATGGTATGCACCAGTTAAACCCATCGAAGTCGACGATATAGTGTATGTAGTTGATCCAGACTTACCCAGAAATTGCTGGCCCAAAGGACGAGTACTAAAAATCGCTACTGACGTAGAGGGGCAAGTTCGACGAGTCTGGGTGAAAACGAGAACATCTGTTTATGAGAGACCTGCGGTTAAGATTGCTGTGCTCGATGTAGGTGGCAAGGATAGTAAGCCGAATCCTGAGAAGTTATAA